In a genomic window of Agarivorans albus:
- a CDS encoding DsbE family thiol:disulfide interchange protein, with protein MNKRIFYFLLPLIAFLFMAVFLYRGLYSDATELESVLIGKPVPQFTLQDIYQQDKQHDAAIFKGEPLLLNVWATWCPTCRAEHTFLNSLAEQGVKIVGLNYKDDRIKAIKWLEQLGNPYQVNLYDGKGLLALDLGVYGAPETYFIDSQGVIRYRHVGDVNARNWQAELAPIFAGLD; from the coding sequence ATGAATAAACGTATTTTTTATTTTTTACTGCCTCTTATAGCTTTCTTGTTTATGGCGGTGTTTTTGTATCGCGGTTTGTACAGTGACGCTACCGAGCTTGAGTCGGTATTAATAGGCAAGCCGGTTCCGCAATTCACTTTGCAAGATATTTATCAGCAAGATAAGCAACACGATGCTGCGATATTTAAGGGTGAACCCTTGTTGCTAAATGTTTGGGCTACCTGGTGTCCTACCTGTCGCGCAGAACATACCTTTCTGAATTCCTTGGCTGAACAGGGTGTTAAGATTGTTGGCTTAAATTACAAAGACGATCGCATTAAAGCGATAAAGTGGTTGGAGCAACTGGGTAACCCTTATCAAGTGAACTTGTACGATGGTAAGGGCCTATTGGCATTAGACCTTGGTGTGTATGGTGCTCCAGAAACCTATTTCATCGATAGCCAAGGCGTAATTCGTTATCGCCATGTGGGTGATGTAAACGCGCGTAATTGGCAAGCAGAGCTTGCGCCAATATTTGCTGGTTTGGATTAA